In one window of Ruminococcus albus AD2013 DNA:
- the carB gene encoding carbamoyl-phosphate synthase large subunit has protein sequence MPLNKEIRRVLVIGSGPIVIGQAAEFDYAGTQACRALKQQGLEVILINSNPATIMTDNAMADKIYIEPLTLETVKRVIIKERPDSLLSTLGGQTGLTLSMQLAKEGFLDKYNVKLLGANPETIDKAEDRQLFKDTMESIGQPCIPSKVVNTVEDAVAFSKEEGIGFPLIIRPAFTLGGTGGGIVNNEEELIEITRNGLYLSPITQVLVEKCIAGWKEIEFEVMRDSKGNVITVCSMENFDPVGVHTGDSIVIAPAVTLADKEYQMLRSAALKIIDTLKVEGGCNCQFALNPETFEYAVIEVNPRVSRSSALASKATGYPIAKVAAQIAIGYTLDEIKNAVTGKTYACFEPALDYVVVKLPKWPFDKFVYAKRELGTQMKATGEVMAIGTTFEQAIMKAVRGAEIGHDCLISPKMLEFSDDEIRSKLHEPSDERMFVVYEALRRGVTVDEIHSITMIDEWFLNKLCKLIDMEKELAKGNVSKETYLEAKKMGYPDKVIERISGEKVTEPAHAVFKMVDTCAAEFAANTPYFYSTYDEEDEAAEFIAEQKQKKDTVIVFGSGPIRIGQGIEFDYASVHCVWALKEHGYDVVIVNNNPETVSTDFDTADRLYFEPLTNEDVMNIIRVEKPVGVVVAFGGQTAIKLTKHLNENGVKILGTPPDSIDAAEDRERFDELLEDLHIKRPEGFTVMTCDEALEVADKIGYPVLMRPSYVLGGQNMIIAFNEADIKEYMAIILDQGIENPVLIDKYLMGIELEIDAICDGEEILIPGIMEHIERTGIHSGDSIAVYPAWNVSDRLIDKVVDCSKRLALSLKTKGLVNIQYLIYEDELYVIEVNPRSSRTIPYISKVTGVPMVDLATKAMLGEKLRDMGYGVGLHPNSPYVAVKVPVFSFEKLIGVDNHLGPEMKSTGEVLAVSSSLEESLYKGLTAAGYKLEQKGGVFITVRDSDKKEIPQTAKMFADLGFKIYATEGTARVLHDHGIKAEAVKKIHESDENTLTLIESGKVNYVISTSSKGRIPSRDSVKIRRKTVEWNIPCLTSIDTANAIASSIRSKYNESNTEIVDINNMRREKTTLHFTKMHGCGNDYVYFNCFDRMIDNPEGFALNLSDRHFGIGGDGVILVCRSKVADGRMRMFNLDGSEGKMCGNGIRCVAKFMRDNGLVDRDLMTIETLSGIIKVKLSRHYGEVNGATVDMGAAILDPVKIPCTLPADENGMVVNREVEIAGEKKNVTCVSMGNPHCIVFMNNIDDMEIEKIGPKFEHDPIFPERVNTEFIKVIDSHTLKMRVWERGSGETFACGTGACAAVVAAVLNGYCPKNEEVTVMLRGGNLKIRYTDETVYMTGEAVTVFEGDISV, from the coding sequence ATGCCTTTGAATAAAGAGATACGCCGCGTTCTGGTCATAGGCTCGGGACCTATCGTTATAGGTCAGGCAGCCGAGTTCGACTATGCGGGCACACAGGCTTGCCGTGCGCTGAAGCAGCAGGGTCTTGAGGTAATACTGATAAACTCCAACCCCGCTACCATAATGACCGACAACGCTATGGCGGATAAGATATATATAGAACCTCTGACACTTGAGACTGTCAAGAGGGTAATAATAAAGGAAAGACCCGACAGCCTGCTTTCCACACTGGGCGGACAGACAGGTCTGACGCTTTCGATGCAGCTGGCAAAGGAAGGCTTCCTGGATAAGTATAATGTAAAGCTGCTGGGTGCTAATCCCGAGACCATCGACAAAGCCGAGGACAGACAGCTGTTCAAGGATACGATGGAGTCCATCGGTCAGCCCTGCATACCTTCAAAGGTAGTAAACACCGTTGAAGATGCTGTTGCATTCTCCAAGGAGGAGGGCATAGGCTTCCCGCTTATCATCAGACCAGCATTCACACTGGGCGGCACAGGCGGCGGTATCGTTAATAATGAAGAAGAACTCATCGAGATAACCAGAAACGGTCTGTACCTCTCGCCTATCACACAGGTACTGGTAGAGAAGTGCATCGCGGGCTGGAAAGAGATAGAGTTCGAGGTAATGCGTGACTCAAAGGGCAACGTTATAACTGTATGTTCCATGGAGAACTTCGACCCTGTTGGCGTACATACAGGTGACTCCATAGTTATAGCCCCTGCTGTTACTCTGGCTGATAAGGAGTATCAGATGCTGCGTTCCGCTGCGCTGAAGATAATCGACACACTGAAAGTAGAGGGCGGCTGTAACTGTCAGTTCGCACTGAACCCCGAGACTTTCGAGTATGCTGTAATAGAAGTTAACCCCAGAGTTTCACGTTCTTCCGCACTGGCTTCCAAGGCTACGGGCTACCCCATAGCAAAGGTTGCAGCGCAGATAGCAATAGGTTATACTCTGGACGAGATAAAGAATGCCGTAACAGGCAAGACCTATGCCTGCTTCGAGCCTGCACTTGACTACGTTGTAGTAAAGCTGCCCAAGTGGCCTTTCGATAAGTTTGTATACGCTAAGCGTGAACTGGGCACTCAGATGAAGGCTACAGGCGAAGTTATGGCTATCGGTACTACATTTGAGCAGGCTATAATGAAGGCTGTACGCGGTGCCGAGATAGGTCATGACTGCCTTATCTCGCCTAAGATGCTGGAATTCTCCGATGATGAGATAAGATCTAAGCTGCATGAACCCAGCGACGAGAGAATGTTCGTGGTATACGAAGCACTCCGCCGCGGCGTGACCGTTGATGAGATACACTCCATCACCATGATAGACGAGTGGTTCCTTAACAAGCTCTGCAAGCTTATAGATATGGAAAAAGAGCTGGCTAAGGGCAATGTTTCAAAGGAAACCTACCTTGAAGCCAAGAAGATGGGCTATCCCGACAAGGTTATAGAGCGTATATCCGGTGAAAAGGTGACTGAACCTGCACACGCAGTATTCAAGATGGTCGATACCTGCGCTGCCGAGTTCGCTGCTAATACACCTTATTTCTATTCCACCTACGATGAGGAGGACGAAGCTGCCGAGTTCATCGCTGAGCAGAAGCAGAAGAAGGATACTGTCATAGTTTTCGGTTCGGGTCCTATCCGTATCGGTCAGGGCATCGAGTTCGACTATGCTTCCGTACACTGTGTATGGGCGCTGAAAGAGCACGGCTATGACGTTGTTATCGTAAACAACAACCCCGAGACAGTTTCCACCGACTTTGATACAGCTGACAGACTGTACTTCGAGCCGCTGACCAACGAGGATGTTATGAATATAATCCGCGTTGAGAAGCCCGTTGGCGTAGTTGTAGCTTTCGGTGGACAGACCGCTATCAAGCTGACAAAGCACCTGAATGAGAACGGTGTGAAGATACTGGGAACACCGCCTGATTCCATAGATGCGGCAGAGGACAGAGAGCGTTTTGATGAACTGCTGGAAGACCTGCATATCAAGCGTCCTGAGGGCTTTACTGTAATGACCTGCGACGAGGCACTGGAAGTAGCTGACAAGATAGGCTATCCTGTACTTATGAGACCTTCCTACGTGCTGGGCGGTCAGAACATGATAATCGCTTTCAACGAGGCTGATATCAAGGAATATATGGCTATCATACTCGACCAGGGCATCGAGAACCCCGTACTTATAGATAAGTACCTCATGGGTATCGAGCTGGAGATAGATGCTATCTGCGACGGCGAGGAGATACTTATCCCCGGTATCATGGAGCATATCGAGAGAACAGGTATACACTCGGGCGACTCCATAGCAGTATACCCTGCATGGAACGTATCCGACAGACTGATAGACAAGGTAGTTGACTGCTCGAAGAGACTGGCTCTCTCCCTGAAAACAAAGGGTCTTGTAAATATACAGTACCTGATCTACGAAGATGAACTTTATGTAATTGAAGTAAACCCACGTTCTTCAAGAACCATTCCTTATATTTCAAAGGTTACTGGCGTGCCTATGGTAGACCTTGCTACAAAGGCTATGCTGGGCGAAAAGCTCCGCGATATGGGCTACGGTGTAGGTCTGCACCCCAATTCGCCTTATGTAGCTGTTAAGGTGCCTGTATTCAGCTTTGAAAAGCTTATAGGCGTTGATAACCACCTTGGACCCGAGATGAAGTCTACAGGTGAGGTACTGGCAGTATCAAGCTCGCTGGAAGAATCTCTGTACAAGGGTCTGACAGCTGCAGGCTACAAGCTGGAGCAGAAGGGCGGCGTGTTCATTACTGTACGTGATTCCGATAAAAAGGAGATACCTCAGACTGCCAAGATGTTCGCTGACCTGGGCTTCAAGATCTATGCTACCGAGGGTACTGCAAGAGTACTGCATGACCACGGTATCAAGGCTGAGGCTGTTAAGAAGATACACGAGAGCGACGAGAACACCCTTACACTTATCGAGAGCGGCAAGGTGAACTACGTTATCTCAACATCTTCAAAGGGTCGTATACCTTCACGTGATTCAGTTAAGATAAGAAGAAAGACAGTCGAGTGGAATATTCCCTGCCTGACTTCTATCGATACTGCAAACGCTATCGCTTCCTCCATCAGGAGCAAGTACAACGAGAGCAACACAGAGATAGTTGATATAAACAATATGCGTCGCGAAAAGACCACTCTGCACTTCACCAAGATGCACGGCTGCGGCAACGACTATGTATACTTCAACTGCTTTGACCGTATGATAGATAACCCCGAGGGCTTTGCGCTGAACCTTTCCGACAGACATTTCGGTATCGGCGGCGACGGTGTTATACTGGTATGCCGTTCAAAGGTTGCTGACGGACGTATGAGGATGTTCAACCTCGACGGTTCGGAGGGCAAGATGTGCGGCAACGGCATAAGATGCGTGGCTAAGTTCATGAGAGATAACGGTCTGGTTGACCGCGACCTTATGACCATCGAGACACTGTCAGGCATCATCAAGGTAAAGCTCAGCAGACATTACGGCGAAGTTAACGGCGCTACTGTTGACATGGGTGCTGCTATCCTCGACCCTGTGAAGATACCCTGCACACTGCCTGCTGACGAGAACGGCATGGTCGTAAACAGGGAAGTTGAGATAGCAGGTGAGAAGAAGAATGTTACCTGCGTATCCATGGGCAATCCTCACTGCATCGTATTTATGAACAACATAGACGATATGGAGATCGAGAAGATCGGTCCCAAGTTCGAGCATGATCCCATCTTCCCCGAGAGAGTGAATACAGAGTTTATCAAGGTAATAGACAGCCACACTCTTAAGATGCGTGTATGGGAGAGAGGTTCGGGCGAGACATTTGCCTGCGGCACGGGCGCTTGTGCGGCTGTAGTTGCAGCTGTCCTGAACGGCTATTGTCCTAAGAACGAGGAAGTAACAGTTATGCTGCGCGGCGGCAACCTGAAGATACGCTACACTGATGAAACTGTTTATATGACAGGTGAGGCTGTTACTGTATTCGAGGGAGATATCAGCGTTTAA
- a CDS encoding TrkH family potassium uptake protein, with the protein MEKKKTNKHLNSFQIIIFGFLGIILLGALLLMLPISSQARAFTPFTDCLFTAVSATCVTGLVVRDTATYWSLFGKVIILLLIQIGGMGVVTMGVTIMRLSGKKIGLAQRSTMQDSISAPQVGGIVKLTGFILKTSLMIELIGAILLLPVFIKDFGVVTGIGYSVWHSISAFCNAGFDLMGVREPFSSLCSYHDNIYLNIVIMLLIIVGGIGFLVWNDIKTHKHHLKKYSLQSKVVLITSLLLTFIPAVYFFFCEYSKLPMGDRIISSMFQSVTTRTAGFNTQDLAAMDGSGTLVMIMLMIVGGSPGSTAGGMKTATLAVLFFSAITVFSRRNDVQCFKRRLPEEAVRNAAALLFTYLTLFITTGIAISRIEGLPILTCLFETGSAVGTVGLTLGITSTLSLAPRILLMILMFFGRVGPLTLIYAALPSTENVKSKLPMERISVG; encoded by the coding sequence ATGGAAAAAAAGAAAACTAACAAACATCTTAATTCATTCCAGATAATCATATTCGGTTTTCTCGGGATAATACTTCTGGGCGCACTGCTTCTGATGCTGCCCATATCTTCGCAGGCAAGGGCTTTCACGCCATTCACAGACTGCCTTTTCACTGCGGTATCCGCCACCTGCGTTACAGGTCTGGTGGTAAGGGACACGGCTACTTACTGGTCGCTTTTCGGAAAAGTCATAATACTGCTGCTGATACAGATAGGCGGCATGGGCGTTGTCACCATGGGTGTGACTATCATGCGGCTCTCGGGCAAAAAGATAGGTCTTGCACAGCGAAGCACCATGCAGGATTCCATATCAGCGCCGCAGGTCGGCGGTATCGTCAAGCTCACGGGATTTATACTCAAAACGTCCCTGATGATAGAGCTTATCGGCGCGATACTACTCTTACCCGTATTTATAAAGGATTTCGGAGTAGTTACGGGCATCGGTTACTCGGTATGGCACTCCATATCCGCTTTCTGCAACGCGGGATTTGACCTGATGGGTGTGCGCGAACCATTCTCGTCACTGTGTTCCTATCACGATAATATATACCTTAATATAGTGATAATGCTGCTGATAATCGTGGGCGGCATCGGCTTCCTGGTATGGAACGACATAAAGACCCACAAGCACCACCTCAAGAAATACAGCCTCCAGAGCAAGGTAGTACTTATAACCTCCCTGCTGCTGACATTCATACCTGCTGTATACTTTTTCTTCTGCGAATACAGCAAGCTGCCTATGGGCGACAGGATAATAAGCTCCATGTTCCAGTCGGTAACTACAAGAACTGCGGGATTCAACACTCAGGATCTTGCCGCTATGGACGGTTCGGGAACACTGGTCATGATAATGCTGATGATCGTGGGCGGTTCACCGGGATCAACTGCGGGCGGTATGAAGACCGCTACTCTTGCTGTTCTGTTTTTCTCGGCTATAACCGTATTCAGCCGCAGAAACGATGTACAGTGCTTCAAGCGCCGTCTTCCCGAGGAAGCTGTGCGAAATGCGGCGGCACTGCTCTTTACTTATCTCACCCTGTTCATAACAACAGGCATAGCTATAAGCCGTATCGAGGGTCTGCCTATACTCACCTGCCTGTTTGAAACAGGTTCCGCAGTAGGCACGGTAGGTCTTACACTTGGTATAACCAGCACACTTTCACTGGCACCAAGAATACTGCTGATGATACTGATGTTCTTCGGAAGAGTAGGCCCCCTCACACTGATATATGCGGCACTGCCTTCAACCGAAAATGTTAAGAGCAAACTGCCGATGGAGAGAATATCCGTAGGCTGA
- a CDS encoding leucine-rich repeat protein — translation MKKILASVLALTIVFGGAAVLPESTIGTFRTSITVSADDLETEGLFQYYLDAETGSAVLNKFLPKTDSKNYAAVAVVDIPAEIGGKPVVRLDDKLFMNYKELTSVTIPDTVEFIGENVFYGCSNLQTVKFGANVKEIENFAFSGCEKLKDFDLPAKLEKLGTRCFEKTAVESITVPLSLNTVETTFLSLDRGPFDGCENLKTVKFNDEDDELPIALLAGSGVESVVLPNTITVVPDYFFASCKQLTSVTIPSTVTTINDSAFRYCSALTQIDLPKALTKMETYAFSESGLTSVTIPKSIEVTETGFLNTDKGPFYNCPSLTDVTIESGITVIPDGLLAGLGAIKQITIPNTVVTIRDCAFRSTGLTSVEIPNSVTEISTYAFADCTDLASVKLSKNLRILGGNSFENTAITEIDIPKSLETVDCGFINNEGPFSKCGSLKTVNLPDGAVEVVNNLLAYAPAVEEITIPDSVVRISESAFDNCTALKKVNFGKSIEEFEKEAFKDCTALTSIDIPETVTAFGRGVFRGSGLKTAVLPSKLETLPDSTFEKCTQLTEVTVSEQCKTVGSNVFEDCTALTKVNFSDKEIIEKIGSNVFNGCNALTEITLPMGIEEMGNGVFENCENLEKVVLPDSLSKMGSASFKNCPKLTDVTLSRRLEEVPSETFQSDNALKEIKIPYSVKKIGNNVFDKCISLKDIYVGDKIENISESAFSYFDENAYGETITLHGVKGTYPEDYAEVHDMKFAETTFKNDTLSAYDRPEYGEHVDPSDRKMGDINGDGKINITDITKVAAFIKGKRQLDDEAKKFADINKDGKINVSDLARIAAAVKGKRSLN, via the coding sequence ATGAAAAAAATTCTGGCATCTGTTCTGGCGTTAACAATTGTATTCGGAGGTGCGGCTGTTCTGCCCGAGAGTACCATCGGTACTTTCAGGACAAGTATTACCGTATCTGCGGACGACCTGGAAACCGAGGGTCTGTTCCAGTACTATTTAGATGCTGAAACAGGCAGCGCAGTACTCAACAAATTTCTGCCAAAGACCGACAGCAAGAACTATGCCGCTGTTGCTGTTGTGGATATCCCCGCAGAGATAGGCGGCAAGCCTGTTGTCAGGCTGGATGATAAGCTGTTCATGAACTACAAGGAGCTTACGAGCGTAACTATCCCCGATACAGTTGAGTTCATAGGTGAAAATGTTTTTTACGGCTGCTCAAACCTCCAGACTGTAAAGTTCGGCGCAAATGTAAAAGAGATCGAGAACTTTGCATTTTCAGGCTGTGAAAAGCTCAAAGACTTCGACCTGCCCGCAAAACTCGAAAAGCTGGGAACAAGGTGTTTTGAGAAGACCGCAGTTGAGAGCATAACTGTTCCTCTTTCACTCAATACAGTCGAAACAACGTTTCTCAGCCTTGACAGAGGTCCTTTCGATGGATGTGAAAACCTCAAAACAGTGAAATTCAATGACGAAGATGACGAGCTTCCTATTGCACTGCTTGCAGGCTCGGGAGTTGAGAGCGTTGTTCTCCCGAATACTATAACTGTTGTTCCCGATTATTTCTTTGCAAGCTGCAAACAGCTCACTTCGGTAACTATACCTTCCACCGTAACGACCATAAACGACAGTGCTTTCCGTTACTGCTCGGCACTTACCCAGATAGACCTGCCAAAGGCTCTTACAAAAATGGAGACCTATGCGTTCTCGGAAAGCGGTCTGACTTCCGTTACCATACCCAAATCGATAGAGGTAACAGAAACAGGCTTCCTGAATACAGACAAAGGACCTTTCTATAATTGTCCTTCGCTGACAGATGTTACCATCGAAAGCGGCATCACAGTTATCCCTGATGGACTGCTTGCAGGCCTTGGTGCGATAAAACAGATAACTATACCTAATACTGTTGTCACTATCAGAGACTGCGCATTCCGTTCTACAGGTCTGACTTCTGTTGAGATACCCAACAGCGTAACGGAGATAAGTACATACGCATTCGCAGACTGCACCGATCTTGCAAGTGTAAAGCTGTCTAAAAACCTCAGAATACTGGGCGGAAATTCTTTCGAGAACACAGCTATCACCGAGATAGATATTCCTAAGTCCCTTGAGACTGTTGATTGTGGATTTATAAACAATGAAGGTCCTTTTAGCAAGTGCGGCTCTCTCAAAACAGTCAATCTTCCCGACGGCGCAGTTGAAGTTGTAAACAACCTGCTTGCATATGCTCCCGCAGTTGAGGAAATAACTATCCCCGATTCGGTAGTAAGGATAAGCGAAAGTGCTTTTGATAACTGTACAGCACTCAAAAAGGTGAACTTCGGCAAGAGCATTGAGGAATTTGAAAAAGAAGCTTTCAAGGATTGTACCGCTCTCACATCTATCGATATCCCCGAAACAGTTACTGCTTTCGGTAGGGGCGTATTCAGAGGCTCCGGTCTTAAAACTGCTGTTCTTCCCTCAAAGCTTGAAACCCTGCCTGATTCCACTTTTGAGAAGTGTACTCAGCTGACCGAAGTTACCGTATCCGAACAGTGCAAAACCGTCGGCAGCAACGTATTTGAAGACTGTACTGCACTGACAAAGGTCAATTTCAGCGACAAGGAAATAATCGAGAAGATCGGCAGCAATGTATTCAATGGATGCAACGCACTCACTGAGATCACCCTGCCTATGGGTATCGAAGAAATGGGCAACGGTGTGTTTGAGAACTGCGAGAATCTGGAAAAGGTAGTTCTTCCCGACAGCCTTAGCAAAATGGGAAGCGCCAGCTTCAAGAACTGCCCCAAGCTGACAGATGTTACCCTCAGCAGAAGACTGGAAGAGGTACCGAGTGAAACATTCCAGTCTGACAATGCTCTCAAAGAGATAAAGATACCCTATTCAGTAAAGAAGATAGGCAACAATGTGTTTGACAAGTGCATATCCCTCAAGGATATCTATGTAGGCGATAAGATCGAAAATATCTCCGAATCGGCATTCAGCTACTTCGATGAGAACGCTTACGGTGAAACCATAACTCTACACGGTGTAAAGGGCACATATCCCGAGGACTATGCTGAAGTTCACGATATGAAGTTCGCTGAAACTACTTTCAAGAACGACACTCTCAGTGCTTATGACAGACCCGAGTATGGTGAGCATGTGGATCCTTCCGATAGAAAAATGGGCGACATAAACGGCGACGGTAAAATAAATATTACTGATATCACCAAGGTTGCCGCATTCATCAAGGGCAAAAGACAGCTTGATGATGAAGCCAAGAAATTTGCAGATATAAACAAGGACGGCAAGATAAATGTCAGCGACCTTGCAAGGATAGCAGCCGCTGTAAAGGGTAAGAGATCTCTGAACTAA
- a CDS encoding carbamoyl phosphate synthase small subunit, translating into MFKGGFKVQKAYLILENGTVFEGKSFGAVGEAVGEIVFTTAMTGYLETLTDPSYYGQIVVQTFPLIGNYGVIPQDFESSRPHVKAYIVRQWCQEPSNFRCEGDLDIFLRNNGIVGMYGIDTRRLTRIVREHGVMNGKIVTSTDGTVPEEVKNYKIVEAVKNTTCDKEETFSPDGEAKRRVVLYDFGAKANIGRCLVNRGCEVTVVPAYTKIDRIKELAPDGIMLSNGPGDPAENVEIIEELKKIGELKIPTFGICLGHQLLALAHGAKTEKLKYGHRGANQPCKEVATGRVYITSQNHGYAVVSDTLPAGAEESFVNANDNTCEGVRYTDEPAFSVQFHPEACGGPLDTGFLFDRFCELIDEYKNSPESENV; encoded by the coding sequence ATGTTTAAAGGAGGATTTAAAGTGCAGAAGGCATATCTAATTCTTGAAAACGGCACAGTTTTTGAGGGCAAAAGCTTTGGCGCTGTCGGCGAAGCTGTTGGTGAGATAGTATTCACTACCGCTATGACGGGCTATCTTGAGACCCTTACCGATCCCAGCTATTATGGACAGATCGTTGTTCAGACATTCCCTCTGATCGGAAATTACGGAGTTATCCCCCAGGATTTTGAAAGCAGCCGTCCCCATGTAAAAGCATATATCGTAAGACAATGGTGTCAAGAGCCCAGCAATTTCAGATGCGAGGGTGATCTTGACATTTTTTTGCGTAATAACGGCATTGTTGGTATGTATGGTATAGATACCAGACGTCTGACAAGGATAGTAAGAGAGCACGGTGTAATGAACGGAAAGATAGTTACATCCACCGACGGCACAGTACCTGAGGAAGTAAAGAACTATAAAATAGTAGAGGCGGTAAAGAACACCACCTGCGATAAGGAAGAGACTTTCTCACCCGATGGTGAAGCTAAGCGACGTGTTGTTCTGTACGATTTCGGTGCAAAGGCTAACATCGGAAGATGTCTTGTGAACAGGGGCTGCGAGGTAACGGTAGTTCCCGCATACACCAAGATCGACAGGATAAAAGAGCTTGCTCCCGACGGTATAATGCTGTCGAACGGCCCCGGAGATCCTGCGGAGAACGTTGAGATAATAGAAGAACTCAAAAAGATAGGTGAGCTTAAAATACCTACTTTTGGTATCTGCCTTGGTCACCAGCTGCTGGCACTTGCACACGGCGCAAAGACCGAGAAGCTGAAATACGGTCACAGAGGTGCTAACCAGCCTTGCAAGGAAGTAGCTACCGGTAGAGTATATATCACTTCACAGAACCACGGTTACGCAGTTGTAAGCGATACCCTGCCCGCAGGGGCTGAGGAAAGCTTCGTAAATGCCAACGACAACACCTGCGAGGGCGTGCGTTATACCGATGAACCTGCTTTCTCAGTGCAGTTCCACCCCGAAGCTTGCGGAGGTCCTCTGGATACGGGCTTCCTCTTTGACCGCTTCTGCGAGTTGATAGACGAGTACAAAAATTCTCCCGAATCTGAAAATGTCTGA
- a CDS encoding aminopeptidase yields the protein MAISEKLLRKYAQLIVRMGANVQRGQIVQLTAAVEQHEFAALVMEECYKAGAKKVNMNWSSDMQNRLDLLYAEQDTLAKVLPWEEEKMKQMVEDLPCRIFIVSDDPDALNGIDPKKISAVSQGRQAVFKPYRNAIEGKHQWVIAAHPSEKWAKKCFPDAENAVDKLWEAILKTVRVSEDNDPVADWQAHMDTIVTKAAWLNEQGFSSLEYKSSNGTDFKVTLIEGAKWEGAKDLNPLNGAEYIPNIPTEEIFTSPYAGKCEGTLVAVKPLSWNSQLIEDFSITFKDGKAVSCKAGKGQELLEQMIKMDDCACMLGEVALVPKESPVNQCGFLFYETLFDENACCHCALGMGFKEVLPDGDSLTVEQAKERGINDSIIHVDFMVGADDLSIDGIRPDGTRVAVFRNGTWA from the coding sequence ATGGCAATATCTGAAAAACTGCTGAGAAAATACGCACAGCTGATAGTCCGCATGGGCGCAAATGTTCAGCGCGGGCAGATAGTTCAGCTGACAGCAGCTGTTGAACAGCATGAATTCGCCGCGCTTGTAATGGAAGAATGCTACAAGGCAGGTGCAAAAAAGGTCAACATGAACTGGTCGAGCGATATGCAGAACAGACTTGACCTGCTGTATGCCGAGCAGGACACCCTCGCAAAAGTCCTGCCATGGGAAGAAGAAAAAATGAAGCAGATGGTAGAAGACCTGCCATGCAGGATATTCATAGTATCCGATGACCCGGATGCACTGAACGGAATCGACCCCAAGAAGATATCCGCAGTTTCTCAGGGCAGACAGGCAGTATTCAAGCCCTACCGCAACGCCATCGAGGGCAAACATCAGTGGGTGATAGCGGCTCACCCCTCAGAGAAATGGGCGAAGAAGTGTTTCCCCGATGCAGAAAATGCTGTTGACAAACTGTGGGAAGCTATACTTAAAACAGTCCGCGTAAGTGAGGACAACGACCCCGTTGCCGACTGGCAAGCCCATATGGACACCATAGTCACAAAGGCTGCATGGCTGAATGAGCAGGGATTTTCTTCCCTCGAATACAAAAGCTCCAACGGCACGGATTTCAAAGTCACCCTGATAGAGGGCGCTAAATGGGAGGGTGCAAAGGACCTCAATCCCCTGAACGGTGCCGAGTATATCCCCAACATACCCACCGAGGAGATATTCACCTCACCATATGCAGGAAAATGCGAGGGCACTCTTGTGGCAGTCAAGCCCCTTTCCTGGAACAGCCAGCTTATCGAGGATTTCTCCATAACATTCAAGGACGGCAAAGCCGTATCCTGCAAGGCAGGCAAAGGTCAGGAGCTTCTGGAGCAGATGATAAAGATGGATGACTGCGCTTGTATGCTGGGCGAGGTCGCACTTGTGCCAAAGGAGAGCCCTGTCAACCAGTGCGGCTTCCTTTTCTATGAAACACTCTTCGATGAAAATGCCTGCTGTCACTGCGCTTTAGGTATGGGCTTCAAGGAAGTTCTCCCAGACGGCGACAGCCTTACCGTTGAACAGGCTAAGGAGCGCGGCATCAATGATTCCATCATCCATGTGGATTTCATGGTGGGTGCTGACGACCTCTCCATAGACGGCATACGTCCAGACGGCACCAGAGTAGCTGTCTTCCGCAACGGTACATGGGCATGA
- a CDS encoding potassium channel family protein: protein MTSALIIGVGEFGAHIAKRMSELNCEVMAVDSNEDRINEILPYVTSARIGNCTDAEFLRSLGIGNFDICIVAVGGLFQVSLETTCTLKELGAKYVLARATNDVQMKFLRMVGADEVAYPEKQTAIRIATKYASETILDFIQLDNNYSIYELKIPKDWYGKSLAQVDIRKKYNINILTFKRGDNVFLPTADTVVLEGDIAFVIGEVKDINKCFRI, encoded by the coding sequence ATGACAAGTGCATTGATAATAGGCGTGGGCGAATTCGGTGCCCATATCGCCAAGAGAATGAGCGAGCTCAACTGTGAGGTAATGGCAGTTGATTCCAACGAAGACCGCATAAACGAGATACTACCATACGTTACCAGCGCAAGGATAGGCAATTGTACCGATGCAGAGTTCCTGCGTTCACTGGGTATCGGTAATTTTGATATATGCATAGTTGCTGTCGGCGGACTTTTCCAGGTATCGCTTGAAACCACCTGCACGCTTAAAGAACTGGGTGCTAAGTACGTTCTTGCAAGGGCAACCAACGATGTGCAGATGAAGTTCCTGAGAATGGTGGGCGCTGACGAAGTAGCTTACCCCGAAAAGCAGACTGCTATCAGGATAGCAACAAAGTACGCATCGGAGACTATACTGGACTTTATCCAGCTTGACAACAACTACTCCATATACGAGCTGAAAATACCCAAGGACTGGTATGGCAAGAGCCTTGCACAGGTGGATATAAGAAAGAAGTACAATATAAATATACTTACTTTCAAGCGTGGAGACAACGTATTCCTGCCCACCGCCGACACCGTGGTGCTTGAGGGTGATATTGCTTTCGTTATCGGCGAGGTAAAGGACATCAACAAGTGCTTCAGGATATAA